The following DNA comes from Rosa rugosa chromosome 5, drRosRugo1.1, whole genome shotgun sequence.
AATCTATTGTTAGTAGAACTCACGATCTCTCATTTATAAATGAGAGACTTCTACCATTAGACTAAATGTTATTGGGCACAAGCTAATATATTCTGAAACAAGGTGCAAGAAATGAACTTTGTCCATTTTAAATTTAGATGCTACAgtaaattttaaatttagatgctaccattcttttttcttttcacgtTTAGAGTTAATACAACAATTCAAATCCACAAATGAAAACTTTATCTTCCAAGCAAGAAACATGCATGTAGCTGCAACTACTACTTCATGTCTCGAGAAGCCAGATTTAGACCCAGCTAAATACGATTTATTAATGCTGGTTCGGGTAATTGATACAAACTACTCAGTACGTACTCACAAAATAATAAATCCACAAATATCAAAACCACATTATATATATGATCACCCTCATCTCTCAAATAATTATTCACACCAAATTGAGGAAATTAAAGTAACATGCAGTTCGCACCAAACCAGTGCTCAAATAATTAATTCCTGAAGCTAGCCGTTGATCGATGAAGATATAAATCACACGTAACGCGCCAGAGCAACTGAAAGATCAACGAAGATGCCAAAGAGGAGGATTGAGAGTCCAGTGAAGTTGATGAGATGTAATTCTCTTTCACTTATCTTATCCCGGAGGAATGTGGATTTCTCCATCAAGCCGGACATGGCGGCACATATTGACATGTATAGGAGCACCCTGCCGAAACTCATATGCCAAGGAGCAATTTGGAGCCTCGACTGTTCTGACGCTCTTGGAAACAAGAATGTAGCAAATCCAAACAACCACTGCAAATACGTAATTAAATGACAGTACTTAGCTAGCTAATTAGTTAGTTAAGTGGCCTATAGATATAATTAATTAAGCTGGCTGTTTAATGATATACCTGCAAGCCGAACAAGATAATTGTGGTCAAGCCAATCCATGAATGGAGGCTATACATGTCCTCTAGATTTCCCGCCATATCGTGGAACCTGAAAACAGCACATATTCCGAATATTCCGGAACAAAGAGCTACCAGGTGAAAGAAGCCGTGAACGTACTTCTGCACGTTGTGTTGCGACTTTACAGTCTTGTATGCCATCATTGCTGCTCATGATCAACACGCACACTTACTAAACCGAACAACATATGCTTACGAGAAAATTACTTCATTTTATACCTTCTTATGTATGGTTCTACTCAAATATAAAAGGTAAATGGGAATTCCTAAATTAATTATGAAAGGCTATTCAATACCTTCACCAGCAAAGAAAATGAATCCGAAGAACATAAGAAATGGATGAACCTGccaaattacacaaataaaactttagtAAAGTCCTAAGTTGTTCAACGTTCTAACCCATGAACATGAACCAGACACTAAATATCTTACATTGAAAACTTGCTCTGCATTGTCAGAATCATAATCGAGACCCCCGCGATAATGCAACAACCAAACAAGCAAGAGTATGAGGGCTAAGATGCCAAACAAGTGTGCACCTATTGTTAATCTAGAGGCTGAACGCTGGTACCTATAGTTTGTATTAGTATACATTGCAACTATTTAGATGGGAAAGATAGAGGCTATCGAATTTAATCTCAAAATTGGTTCCTTTTGATTTGATAGTTATCCCCAATGAGTTCTTATATATGCACATTTCCTGTTTGAAATAATTTGTGAAAACACACGTAAACGTTGTTTTGGATTGCTTGCTCTGTTGGTTTTGGAATTCTGAGCAAAACTTTGAACTTTAGCAAAGCATCAGAAGCCAGCTCTGCTTGTACTATAGGGTATTTATTCGTTCTTACAAATTAGCAATCGGACAGCAGAAAGCTTATATGTAGCCTAGTCAAAAGAAAATTGATGTCCCATATGTGAATAATATACAGAGGGAAATGAGAGAAGTGGAGTGACAAAGGGAGATACCCGATTAAGTGATTACTTAAAGATAATGTAATGTAAAGAAACCATATATTATACAACAGCCGCAAAAGCATGTTCCAATATAAAGAAACTAATCCAAGAGTAAAGATAAGGATTACATTATGTAGATCAGTTCTTTATATAGGTAGTCTGGCTTCATGCATTGATAGATAAGCTCGGAGTGTCTACCACTGCAGGGAGCTAATCTACCATGAATGTATAATGTAGACTAAAGCATCTTGACAGTTACATCTTGCATGTTAATAGATGACAAAATAGTCCATCTCCCATTGTTGTGTTCTACAAAGGACAAGGCCCATGAGGTGAAACTGAGGCCCAACTTTGGTCAGCCAAGACATCTATAATAGGGCCGTAACTGGGTCAATCTGGCCCATCCATGTTTCTAACAAGATTAGGACTACACAGGGGCCTTCCTTATACGTAATTTGTTTTTGTACTCCTGGACTGGAAGGTCGACGTACAGATGAAGCTGATAAACACATTCCTAAACAAGACGTGCTGGGAATATGATTGTGACCAATATGCAGAAACTTTAACCAAAACAAGCTCAATTCGTTGGACGAGTAGCTATCTAGGCGGCGGTAGCAACTGAACTTGTCTGTGCTAAATTGGCCACAAAATACAAGAGAAAAAGGTTCCGAGACGACTCCACCAATTCCTTCTTGGACCCTTAAGCTACAAAAGGGAAAACCATCTGTCATTATGTTCATGAGCTTGCATGCacttgctttgctttgcttggACCACGAGTCCTACCTTTCCAAACCCAGTTGCATAATATACAATTTGCTAGCTATAGAACTACTCATACTTGCATAGACTTTTACACATTGCTTCTATACCTAGCTCTTCATTGTTTCTATCCTCACCACTCTAGTAGATATGATGAAACCCCAAAACTCGTAGCTAGGGCATGGACGAAAGAATTCGAGGAATGGGAAAAAGATAATGGAATCGATTTGCTATCATTGATATGTGCATCCATTTAATGTTTTCCATTGTTTCGTGATCATATATTTTTGGTACTGTATATTTATCTATGAGATTAGCAACTTAGCTAGCTAGCACATTGATATATAATCATCACCGAGTCTAGTGGTTGTCAGATAAGCATTCTTTTCTACTTGATAAGTTGATAGAGACTCGTTCTTCCTTCCATCACCTTAGTTTTtcgcttctttttttttttttcaacttttaTAATCTTCTTCCCTCCTTGAAATATGCTAACTGAAAATTTTAGTGTTCTTTACTAGTTAAGTTAATCATTTTTAGCAGGTTTTAGCCCCAGCATGATACACAAACTTGTTCTGCACGTAAATGTGTTAATATCATATTGATTCTTAACTCCTTTTGGGGTTTTCAAGCTTAGGAAAAACTTCATGGAAATACTCTATTTCGATCCGAAGAATTTAGTTTGGTGTGAAGCATGTGAGTGCACCCAAAGAAAACGAAGCTGTATCCAATGTCACTCACATTGTCTTGGCCGGCTACGATTTAATTAAAATACTTGTATAAATGAAATCCACATGCACGTCAATGCGTAATGAAATTGAAATTCGATATTGTACATATATTTATGCAAATATATATCTTCGGAATATCAATAAAATTCTATGGACCCTCAGGTCCAACCTATCTGTATTATGAGGAAAATGAAAAGATGCCCTGAAGATGTAGATGTATTTAGCTTAAATAGCTTGGATTTGCATTTTGCAATATATGGACGACAATAACAGACCCATCGATCAAACATCAGTTTGCTAAGCCACGCCAAAGGTTAGCTAGCTAGGGATGGCTGATTTTGAGCACTAAATATTCCATCTTACAGTTGTCCAGGAAAAAGACTGGCTAATCAAGAGAGATCGAGTATATTAACTCGTTATTACGTACACAAAAATATTGTATGAACTTTAAATTTTCTTCGTAAGATGATAATGTGATCAGATAATTAAAATTCGTATTTTGTCAACATCAAATCCTATTGTTCAAGTCAAGTGACTACAAGAGAGGAACCTGCAGCTAGAAACAATATATACAgctttttttttatctaatttGCACTGTACGTATGGATATATTTGCTTGGATGGTTTATGATATCGTTAACTTTTGGAATTTAGTGTTAAGAGTTTAGATTCGTGACCCAACTAGCTTTagcatttagagtttagggtttttgttaGCGTTAATGTGTTAGGCAGTGCTATAACAATATGTGTGATCGAAAATTAATTCATGTCTTGAAATTTTCTATTTCAGAGTCAATTTAAAAAATGACGTTTCCAAAGAAATAATGTAAGCTAGGATCATGCATGATCATGTGTAACAACCTTCCCCAGAAAAATGTGGTGTTGATTCCAATTTTGAAAAGACCTAATTCAGATGCTCAATCATATGATGGATGTCAGTAACGAATGAAAAGATGTTACAACTTACAACAACAAGATGAAAACTGTATATAATGGAAGTGATAGAAAGTTGAAATTTGTGGCAATGTGTCAAGCGGGGCTAAAATGCAAAATCATGAAATGGATGGATGAGACCAATCACCAATGCCCTCCTCCATTTCCAACTC
Coding sequences within:
- the LOC133710790 gene encoding probable transmembrane ascorbate ferrireductase 3 — translated: MYTNTNYRYQRSASRLTIGAHLFGILALILLLVWLLHYRGGLDYDSDNAEQVFNVHPFLMFFGFIFFAGEAMMAYKTVKSQHNVQKYVHGFFHLVALCSGIFGICAVFRFHDMAGNLEDMYSLHSWIGLTTIILFGLQWLFGFATFLFPRASEQSRLQIAPWHMSFGRVLLYMSICAAMSGLMEKSTFLRDKISERELHLINFTGLSILLFGIFVDLSVALARYV